CGAGGAGGCACGGTCGAAGGGGCCGGTCGACCTCGGGGAGGTCGCGGTCACCGGCCCCTACGACCTCGACGCCGAGTACGTGATCCACGCGGCCGCGATGCCCCACTACGGGGACGGGCAGGCGACCGCCGACAGCATCCGCGACGCCACCCGCAACGCGCTCGAACGCGCCGACGAACTCGGCTGCGAGTCGCTCGTGTTCCCCGCGCTCGGCTGTGGCGTCGCCGGCTTCGACCTCGACGACGGCGCGGCGATCATCTGCGAGGAGATCGACGCCTACGAAGCCGGGACGCTCGCGGACGTCCGCTTTATCGCCTACTCGGACGAGGAGTACGAGACGATCCGCGCGGTCGCCGCGTCGATCTAGGATCTAGTCAGGGCGCGACGGTCGCCTCGCCGTAGACCGGGATCGAGAGCAGGAGAAGCGACGCGGCCCCGACGACCGCGACGGCCGTCGCGAGCGCCCGCGCCGGCGAGGGGTTCGCGCGGACGGCGTACCCCGCGAGCGCGAGCAGCGCGACCTGCGCGAGCAACTCGACGTAGCTCGCGTGGAGCCCCGGTCCGCCGGGGCGGAGGACGAGGACGGTCACGGACGTAGAGAACAGGGTCAGGCCGGCCGCCGCGGCCGCGGGGGACGACCGGTGCCCGGCCGAGCGGGCGACCATCGCGGCCAGCGTCGCGTTGAGGAGGAACCGCGCGCCGACGAGCGCCGCGATGGTCGCCGGATCGCTCCAGTTCGGGAAGAGCCACTCGGCCGCGCTCATCGCGTCGAACGTCAGACGCGGGCGGGATAGTCGTTTCGGCGGGCGCGTGACCCGCTCAGGACAGCGACAGCCCGCGGATCTCGACCGCGTTCCCCGCCTCGACGCGGCCGACGATCCGTCCGTCGGTCTCGGCAGCGAGCGCCTCGGCTCGCTCCTCGGGAACGGCGACGACGAAGCCAGTGCCCATGTTGAACGTCCGGTGCATCTCCTCGTCGCTCACGCCACCCTCCTCGGCTACGAACTCGAAGATCGGCTGGGCCGGCAGCGGGTCGTCGATCACGTACCGTCGCTCGCCCATCCGCAGGAGGTTCGTCCAGCCGCCGCCGGTGACGTGGGCCGCCGCGCGGGCGCCGTGGTCGCGCATCGGGTCGAGCAGGTCCGCGTAGATCCGCGTCGGCCGGAGCAGTTCCTCGCCGATCGTCCGCTCGTCGTCGTACGGGAACGGGTCGTCGTACTCGTGCTCGCGGGTGACGGCCTCGCGGGCGAGCGTCAGCCCGTTCGAGTGGATCCCGTTCGAGGGGACGCCGACGAGGACGTCGCCGACGTCGGCCTCGCCGTCGAGGATGTCGCCTTTCGCCGCGAGGCCGGCGCAGGTGCCCGCGAGGTCGAAGCCGGAGACGACCTCGGGCATGACGGCCGTCTCGCCGCCCAGCAGGGTGAGGTCGGCCCGTTCGAGGCCGGCGGCCAGCCCCTCGCCGATCTCGTTGGTCAGGTCCTCGTCGGGTTCGTCGACGGCGAGGTAGTCGACGAACGCGACGGGTTCGACGCCGGCGGCGACGAGGTCGTTGACGTTCATCGCGATGCAGTCGATGCCGACCGTCGAGAAGTCCCCGACGGCCTCCGCGACGAGCAGTTTCGTCCCGACGCCGTCGGTCGCCAGCGCGAGGTAGCGGTCGCCGATGTCGAGCAGGCCGGCGTACTCCGTGGTGAGGTCGCTGCCGAACGCGTCGAGTAGCGCCGCGGTGGCGTCCTCGCTGGCCTCGATGTCCACGCCCGTCCCGGCGTAGGTGAGTCCGTCCCCCTCGCCGTCGTCGGCTGGCTCGGTCATGTCGGATAGAGTTCGGGGTGTCGGCAAAAGGTCACCGGTCCCGGCTTCGACCCGCCGATCGGGGGACGACGCGGTGGTAGTTTGCGGTAGTTACCACGGAACGAGAATTATAATGGTAGTTAATGAGATTGAAGGAGACCCTGTACGTGGGATGGCGACGATAGATATCGAAACCGAAGCCGGACAACGCGAGGCACTGGAGCGGATGTTGCTGATCCGTGAATTCGACGGTGCGGCCGGCCAGCGGTTCGCAGACGGAGAGATCCCGGGGTTCGTTCACCTCTACATCGGCGAGGAGGCGGTCGGCGTCGGGGCGTGTGCGGCACTGGAGCCGGACGACTACATCACGAGCACCCACCGAGGACACGGTCACTGCATCGCGAAAGGGCTCGACCCGAAGCGGATGATGGCCGAACTGTACGGCAAGCGCGAGGGCTACTGCAACGGCAAGGGTGGCTCGATGCACATCGCCGACGTCGACGCGGGGATGCTCGGCGCGAACGGCATCGTCGGGGCCGGCCCGCCGCTGGCGACGGGGGCGGCGCTCACGGCGTCGATGGGCGACGGGGACCGGGTCGTGCTGGCGTTCTTCGGCGACGGCGCGGTCGCGCAGGGACAGGTCCACGAGGCGATCAACCTCGCGGCGACGTGGAGCCTCCCCGCGGTGTTCCTCGTCGAGAACAACCAGTTCGGCGAGGGGACGCCCGTGGAGAAACAGCACAACCTCGAAGACCTGAGCGAGACGGCCGAGGCGTACGACATTCCGGGCTTTACCGTCGACGGGATGGACATCACCGCCGTCTACGAGGCGGTCGGGGAGGCCCGCGAGCGGGCGGCCGACGGCGACGGGCCGACGCTCATCGAGGCGAACACCTACCGCTTCCGCGGCCACTTCGAGGGCGACCAGGAGCCGTACCGCGACGACGAGGAGGTCGATCGCTGGCGCGACCGCGGTCCGATCGAGACGTTCGAGCAACGGCTCCTCGACGCCGGCGTGCTGACCGAAGACGAGATCGAGGAGATCCACGAGGAGGCGAGAGCGGAGATCGAGGCCGCGATCGAGTTCGTCGACGAGGCGACCGACCCCGATCCGAGCGAGGCGTACGAGGACATGTACGCGGTCGCGGTCCCCGAACTACAGGAGTTCGCCGGCGGGAGCGCACGTACCGACGGCGGCGTGGACGGAGGTGAACGCCAATGAGCACCGAATCCGACACCGGGGGCGAGGTAGCGAACACGGAAACGATGACCGTCCGGGAGGCGATCCGGGAGGCCATGCGCGAGGAACTCGACCGCGACGAGGACGTGTTCCTGATGGGCGAGGACGTCGGCGTCTTCGGCGGCGTCTTCGACGTCAGCGGCGACCTCTACGAGGAGTTCGGCGAGGAACGCGTTCGGGACACCCCGATCAGCGAGGCGGGCTTTATGGGCGCCGGCGTCGGCGCGGCGGCGACCGGCTCCCGCCCCATCGTCGAGATCATGTTCGCCGACTTCCTCGGCGTGTCGATGGAACAGGTGATGAACCAGATGGCGAAGATGCGGTACATGTTCGGCGGGAAGACCGAGATGCCGGTCACCGTCCGCACCACGGAGGGCGGCGGCATGGGCGCGGCGAGCCAGCACTCCGGGACCGTCCACACGTGGATCGCCCATTTCCCGGGGCTGCTCGCGGTGACGCCGGGGACGCCCGCGGCGGCGAAGGGGCTCCTCAAGTCCGCGATCCGCTCGAACGATCCGGTGTTCTTCTTCGAGAACAAGATGATCTACGAGCGGTCCGGCGAGGTCCCGACCGACCCCGACTTCACGCTCCCGCTCGGGGAGGCGAGCGTCGAGCGCGAGGGCGAGGACGTCACCGTCGTCGCGACCCAGCGGCTGGTCGGCGAGTCGCTCGACGTCGCCGACGACCTCGACGGCGACGTGAGCGTCGAGGTGATCGACCTCCGGTCGCTGTACCCGCTGGACACGGACACGCTCGTCGAGAGCGTCGAGAAGACCGGCCGCCTCGTGGTCGCCGACGAGAGCCCGCTCTCCTACGGCACCCACGCCGAGGTGCTGACGCGCGTCCTCGAGAACGGCTTCTTCAGCCTCGACGCGCCGCCGGAGCGCGTCGGCGTGCCGGACACGCACGTTCCGTTCAGCCCGCCGCTCGAGCAGGAGGTGCTCCCGGGCGGGGAAGACGTGAGAGCCGCGATCGAACGGCTGGTCTGATGGCCGCTGACGAGCCATGACCGACCCCGGCCGGCGGCCCCGGTCGGACCGCCCCGCGGTCGGACTGATCGTCAACCCGGCCGCCGGTCGCGACATCCGCCGGCTCACCGGCGGCGCCAGCGTCAGCGACAACTACGCGAAGCGCCGGATCGGCGAGTGCGTCCTCTCGGGGCTGGCGCTCGGCCGCGATCCGGTCGACGCGCTCGTGATGCCCGACCGCGCCGAACTCGGCCAGCGGATCGCCGAGGACGCGGACGCGGACGGCGGCGACGGCTCGGTTCGCACCCTCGAGATGCCGATCACCGGCACGTTCGAGGACACCCGCCGGGCGGCGCGTCGCTTCGCGGAGGTCGCCGACGCGGTCGTCGTCCTCGGCGGCGACGGGACGACCCGGGACGTGTCGACGGCCATCGGCGACGTCCCGGTCGTCGCCGTCTCGACCGGGACGAACAACGTCGTGCCGACGCCGGTCGACGGGACGGTCGCCGGCGGCGCGGCCGCCCTCGTCGCGACGGGCGCGGCCGACCCCGCGGCGACGACCCGCCGACACGGGACCGTCCGGGCGACGATCGACGGCGCGGCCGGGGCCGGGACGGTCCGCGGACTCGCGACGATGGGACTTCTCGACAGACAGTTCGTCGGAACGCGGGCGATCCTCGACGCGAGCGAGTTCGTCGGCGGCGCGGTCTCGCGGGCCTCGCCGGCCGAGATCGGCCTCTCCGGCGTCGCCGGCGGCCTGCTCCCGACCCGGCCCGACGACTCGGGCGGCGTCGGCCTGCGGTTCGAATCGGCCGACGCGGCCGACCGCCGCGTCCGGGCGATCACCGTCCCGGGCGTCGTCTCGGAACTGGGCGTCGCCGACTGCCGGCGACTCGAGGCGGGCGAGTCGCTCTCGTTTGCCGTCGATCGGGGCGTCGTCACCGCGGACGGCGAACGCGAGCGGGAGGTCTCCGACGCGACGGTCGCGTTCGAGGTTCGCGACGACGGGCCGCGACTCGTCGACGTCGAGGCCGCCTTCGAGGCGGCCGACGCCGACGTCTTCGCGACCGAGCGGGCGTGACCGCCCGCCGGTACGCCGACTCCCGCCCACCCCGCTGACGTTCTACCGCCGATGCCACGCGAGGTCGACGTCGAGGTCCTCCCGGAGCAACTCGGCGACGTGACAGCTCCGTTCCCCGCCGGCGACGATCCGTTCGAGGGTCGCGTCGTCGACGTCGGGGTCGGCGTCGATTTCCACGTCGATCTCGATCCCCTCGACGGACTCGTTTCCGTCCCGGGGCGAACCGACGACCCGCACGTCGATCCCGTCGAACGCGACGTCGCGCATGTCCGCCTGAATGCCGATGCTGTCGGCGAGACAGGCCGACAGCGCGCCGAGGAAGTAGTCGACCGGCGTGGGCGCGCGACCGCCGCCGAGGTCGGCGGTCACGTCGAACGGCCACTCCTCGCTGCCCGCCGCGACGGTCCCCGAGAGGTCGGGCGCGACGCTCGCGGTCACGTCGCGCTCGGGGAGTTCGATCGCGCCCGCGGCGCCGCGCCAGTCCACGTCCGACGGGACGTCCGCCGGACTCACGCCTTCGAGCAACGGCCACGGCTCCTCGATGTGGCCGACGAGC
The Salinilacihabitans rarus DNA segment above includes these coding regions:
- a CDS encoding macro domain-containing protein, coding for MEFDVVQGDIAAQEADALVNAAGTSLRMGSGVAGALRRAAGEEIDEEARSKGPVDLGEVAVTGPYDLDAEYVIHAAAMPHYGDGQATADSIRDATRNALERADELGCESLVFPALGCGVAGFDLDDGAAIICEEIDAYEAGTLADVRFIAYSDEEYETIRAVAASI
- the purM gene encoding phosphoribosylformylglycinamidine cyclo-ligase, giving the protein MTEPADDGEGDGLTYAGTGVDIEASEDATAALLDAFGSDLTTEYAGLLDIGDRYLALATDGVGTKLLVAEAVGDFSTVGIDCIAMNVNDLVAAGVEPVAFVDYLAVDEPDEDLTNEIGEGLAAGLERADLTLLGGETAVMPEVVSGFDLAGTCAGLAAKGDILDGEADVGDVLVGVPSNGIHSNGLTLAREAVTREHEYDDPFPYDDERTIGEELLRPTRIYADLLDPMRDHGARAAAHVTGGGWTNLLRMGERRYVIDDPLPAQPIFEFVAEEGGVSDEEMHRTFNMGTGFVVAVPEERAEALAAETDGRIVGRVEAGNAVEIRGLSLS
- a CDS encoding thiamine pyrophosphate-dependent dehydrogenase E1 component subunit alpha, with the protein product MATIDIETEAGQREALERMLLIREFDGAAGQRFADGEIPGFVHLYIGEEAVGVGACAALEPDDYITSTHRGHGHCIAKGLDPKRMMAELYGKREGYCNGKGGSMHIADVDAGMLGANGIVGAGPPLATGAALTASMGDGDRVVLAFFGDGAVAQGQVHEAINLAATWSLPAVFLVENNQFGEGTPVEKQHNLEDLSETAEAYDIPGFTVDGMDITAVYEAVGEARERAADGDGPTLIEANTYRFRGHFEGDQEPYRDDEEVDRWRDRGPIETFEQRLLDAGVLTEDEIEEIHEEARAEIEAAIEFVDEATDPDPSEAYEDMYAVAVPELQEFAGGSARTDGGVDGGERQ
- a CDS encoding alpha-ketoacid dehydrogenase subunit beta yields the protein MSTESDTGGEVANTETMTVREAIREAMREELDRDEDVFLMGEDVGVFGGVFDVSGDLYEEFGEERVRDTPISEAGFMGAGVGAAATGSRPIVEIMFADFLGVSMEQVMNQMAKMRYMFGGKTEMPVTVRTTEGGGMGAASQHSGTVHTWIAHFPGLLAVTPGTPAAAKGLLKSAIRSNDPVFFFENKMIYERSGEVPTDPDFTLPLGEASVEREGEDVTVVATQRLVGESLDVADDLDGDVSVEVIDLRSLYPLDTDTLVESVEKTGRLVVADESPLSYGTHAEVLTRVLENGFFSLDAPPERVGVPDTHVPFSPPLEQEVLPGGEDVRAAIERLV
- a CDS encoding NAD(+)/NADH kinase yields the protein MTDPGRRPRSDRPAVGLIVNPAAGRDIRRLTGGASVSDNYAKRRIGECVLSGLALGRDPVDALVMPDRAELGQRIAEDADADGGDGSVRTLEMPITGTFEDTRRAARRFAEVADAVVVLGGDGTTRDVSTAIGDVPVVAVSTGTNNVVPTPVDGTVAGGAAALVATGAADPAATTRRHGTVRATIDGAAGAGTVRGLATMGLLDRQFVGTRAILDASEFVGGAVSRASPAEIGLSGVAGGLLPTRPDDSGGVGLRFESADAADRRVRAITVPGVVSELGVADCRRLEAGESLSFAVDRGVVTADGEREREVSDATVAFEVRDDGPRLVDVEAAFEAADADVFATERA